The DNA region GTTCAAGCGCACGCCGGCGCGCAGGCCAACATGGCGGTCTTCATGGCCGTGCTGCAGCCTGGCGATCCGGTGCTCGGCATGTCGCTCGCGCACGGCGGCCACTTGACGCACGGCACCAAAGTAAGTTTTAGCGGCAAGCTCTACAACGCGGCCGCCTACGGCGTGCGCAAAGATACCGAGCTGATCGACTTCGACGAAGTGCGCAGAATGGCGCGCGAGCACAAACCGAAGCTGCTTATCGCGGGCGCGAGCGCGTATCCGCGCACGATGGAGTACGCGCCGTTTCGCGAGATTGCCGACGAAGTCGGCGCGGCGTTCATGGTGGACATGGCGCACATCGCCGGACTGGTTGCCACGGGGCTGCACCCGTCGCCGGTTCCGTTCGCGGATTTCGTGACGTCAACAACGCACAAAACGTTGCGCGGCCCGCGCGGCGGCCTGATTCTCACGACAGAAAAGTGGGCGCAACCGCTGGACAAGTCGGTTTTCCCCGGCATTCAAGGCGGACCGTTCATGAACATGATCGCGGCCAAAGCCGTCGCATTCGGCGAAGCGCTCAAGCCCGAGTTCAAAGCGTATCAACAGCAGGTCGTGCGCAACGCGCGCGCGATGGCCGACGAATTCGCGCGCAACGGGCTGCGGCTGGTTGGCGGCGGCACCGACACGCATCTGATGCTCGTGGACGTTTCGGTGAAGGGACTCACCGGCAAAGCCGCCGAGGAGTATCTCGATGCGATCAGCATCACGGTGAACAAAAACGCGATTCCGTACGATCAGCAAAAGCCGTTCGTTGCCAGCGGAATCCGCATCGGCACGCCCGCGATTACGACGCGCGGTTTCGGCGAAGACGAATGCCGCGAGGTTGCGCGCATCATCTGCGAAGGTCTGGACGATATTGCAGCGCGCGCGAAAGTCGACGAACTGCGCGGCCGCGTGCGCGAACTCACCGGCCGTTTCGACGTGCCCTAACCTTCATGGCTAACTCGCAGTTGCTCGTGGTCGATCACCCCGCGGTGGCGGATCGCTTGGCGCGTTTGCGCGATCGCGAGACGCCGACGCCGGTCTTTCGCAAGCTCATGGAAGAGCTGGGAGCCTTTCTGGCTTATGAAGCAACGCGCGACTTGCCGTTGCGCGATGAAAAGGTGACGACTCCGTTGACTACCATGACGGCCAAGCGCATCGCGACGCGTCCGGTCGTCGCGCCGATCTTACGCGCGGGACTTGGCCTCTTGCCCGGATTTCTCGACGTGATCGACGACGCCGTCGTCGCGCATCTCGGATTCTATCGGGATCCGGCTTCGCTCCAGCCCGTGGCGTATTACGCAAACGTGCCGGACGATCTAGCCGAACGCAGGGTGTTCTTGCTGGATCCGATGCTGGCGACCGGAAACTCCGGCGCCGCCGGACTCGATGCGCTCGCGACGCGCGGCGCAAAGAACATGACGTTCATCAGCTTAATTGCGGCGCCCGAAGGCGTGAAGACGATTTCGGCCGCGCATCCGGACGTCCGCATTGTCACCGCCGCGCTCGACGAGCGTTTGAACGATCATGCGTACATCGTGCCGGGTCTCGGCGACGCCGGCGATCGCATGTTCGGCAGCACCAGCTCGGTCCCGGTCTCGGTAAGGCCAAGGGAATAGCGCATGCGTCCCGGCTGGGATGAGTACTTCATGCAGATCGCACAGACCGTCGCCACGCGCGCCACATGTCCGCGCGCCTCGGTGGGGTGCGTACTGGTCCGCGACCACCGCATATTGACGACCGGCTACAACGGCTCGCCGCGCGGCGTGGCTCACTGCACCGACGCAGGCTGCATCGTCGTCGACGGGCACTGCCAGCGCGCGACGCACGCGGAAGCGAACGCAATCGTGCAGGGCGCGCTGCACGGCGTCAATCTGTCGGGCTCGTCCGCGTACTGCACGCACCAGCCGTGCGTCAACTGCACCAAGCTCTTTATCAGCGCGGGCGTGCGCCGCTTGGTCTATCAAACGGAGTATGCGGATCCGGTCGCGCAGGCGCTCTTGAAAGAAGCCGGCGTCGAACTCGTTCGCCTCGAGGCGCTCGCCGGAGCGCGGCCGTGACGGCTTACTACCTTTATATAGCGGGTTTTGCGATCGCGCTGGCTGCGGCGCTCTTTGCGACGCCGCTCGTCATGCGCCTGGCGCACAGCACCGGCATGGTGGACGTCGTCGACGAACGGCGCATGCACGACGTCCCAAAGCCGCGGATCGGCGGCGTGGCCGTCTTCTTCGGCTTTGCCTTTGCGCTCTTCGTCGTGCTCGGATTTGCGCTCTCGAACGCGCGCAGTTTTTTCCCGGCCCACGACCAGCTGGCGGCAGCTCATAATCTCATCGGTCTGCTCTTCGGCAGCATGCTGATTCTCTGCGTCGGATTATGGGACGACATCATGGGGTTGCGGCCGCGCTACAAACTCGCCGCACAGATCGTGGTCGCGCTCATCTCGATCGGCTACGGCTTTCACATTGACTACATCCACCGGCCGTTCACGCACAACCCCAACGACTTCATCTACTTTCCGTGGTGGATCAGTTATCCGCTGACGCTCGTCTGGTACACCGGCATGATCAACGCGATCAACTTCATCGACGGATTGGACGGGCTGCTGGCGGGCTTCACAGCTATCTCCTCGATCTTCTTGTTTGCGATCGCCTTCACCAAGGGCGACCCGATCGTGGCGCTGGTGGTTATCGCGCTGGCGGGCGCGGCGCTCGGATTTCTGCCGTACAATTTCTCGCCGGCGCGCATCATCTTGGGTGACAGCGGCTCGCACTTCATCGGCTACGTCTTCGCGACGGTGTCGATCATCGGCACGAGCAAGACGGCGATCGCCGTCGGCCTGATCGCGCCCCTAATCATCCTGGCGCTGCCGATCGTCGACACCGCGGCGGCGATCTTCCGGCGCGCGCGTTCGGGCAAGCGCATCTCGGAAGGCGACCGTTCGCACTTTCACCATCAATTGGTCTTCCGGTTCGGCTTGAACACGCGGCAGGCAGTCTTGCTCATCTATGCGATCTGCATTCTGCTGGGCGCCGCCGCCCTCTACTTCGCATGACCGACCCGAAGCCGTTGCGCGTGATGGCGATCTTCGGGACGCGCCCCGATACGATTAAAATGGCGCCCGTCGTGCACGACCTGCAGCGGCACCCGCACGTTGAGTGCATCGTCTGCGTGAGCGCGCAGCATCGCGAGATGCTCGACGATCTGCTTGCGCTCTTTTCCATCCTGCCCAATCACGACCTCGACATCATGACGGACGATCAAAGTTTGACCGAGATCACCACTCGCGTGTTGATCGGGATGGAAAAAGTCTTTCAGGAAGTGCGCCCCGACGTCGCGCTCGTGCACGGCGACACCACGACGAGCACGGCGGCTGCGCTGGCTGCATTCTATCAGCAGATTCCGACCGGCCACGTGGAGGCTGGACTTCGCACCAGCAACCCGTCGCTCCCATTCCCTGAAGAGATGAACCGGCGGATCACCGGAACCATCGCGTCGTATCATTTTGCGCCGACGGCGCTGTCGCAGGAGCACTTGCTCGGCGAAAACGTTCCCAAAGAAAACATCATCATCACCGGCAACACGGTCATCGATGCGTTCTTGCAGACGGCCGAGCGCGAGGATTTGCCGCGGCCGCCACGCTGGGAGGAGTTGGATCCAAAACGTCCGGTCATCGTCGTGACGGCGCACCGGCGCGAAAACCACGCGCACATGCGCGAGATGAGCGAAGCGATGCTCGAAATCGCGCGCATGCCGCAGCGCCCGCAAATCTTTTGGCCGGTCCATCCGTCGCCGCGCGTGCGTCCGATCGCGCACGAGGTGCTCGGCAAGGAGCCGGGCGTGATCTTGATCGAGCCGATCGATTATGCGCACATGGTGGCGGCGGTGCGCGATTGCACATTCGTGCTGACCGACAGCGGCGGCTTACAAGAGGAAGCGCCATGTTTGGGCAAGCCGGTCCTGGTGATGCGCGAAGAAACCGAACGTCCCGAAGGCGTGTTGGCGGGCACTTTGGAGTTGGTCGGCCACGATAAGAAGAAAATCGTGGCGGCAGCTGCACGGCTGCTTTCGGATCCGGAAGCCTACAAGCAAATGTCGGGCGCGCACAATCCGTACGGCGACGGACATGCCTCCGAACGAATCTCCGCCTGGCTGCTGGCGCGCCTGCGGGGAGCGCCATATCCCAAACCCTTCGAGGTTGACCTCTCCGAGTGAAAGGCGCGGCCGCGATCATCGCGGCCGGCTCGGCCTTCGCGGGGGCTGGGGTCGGCGGCTTGTTGATCGGCATATGGCTCGACCACGCGCAGCGGACTGAATACTACGCAGTCATCGGGCTCTTCGCGGGTATTATCGCCGGAGGTTACGCCGCATTTCGGCTGCTGTTCCGGGCGGCGGCATCGTGAAGGAAAGCCCTGCCGACCTCGAACTCTACGGGCAGCTGAAGCGCTCCACGGCGCTCGGCGCGCTGGTCACGGTCGCCTTAGCCGCTCTAGTCCTGGCGGTCTGGCACCTGGCCTTCGCACTGGTTCTGCTCGCCGGCGGGGTCGCCGGGGTCGTGAACGCGCTGCTTTCGATGTTCGGCAACGAAAGATTGCTCGACCGCCGCAACGTGGGGGCGTTCGTCTTAAGTAGTTTTCTGCGCCTGTGCGTTTTCGGTATAGTTCCGGTGGCGCTGGCGGTTCGGCTTCCCTCCATTTGGACTTTGGCGTGGTATTTTATAGGCTTCTTCACGCCGCTCGGGTTGTTCGCAGTCCTGCTCAGACGCGCAGTTTCGCGAAAGTAGATAGTGCAAGAAACGATAGGCGAACACAGTACGTGGACGTGGCCGGTATTCGGCTCGGTTCACGCCGACACGATCATGACGACGTGGCTCGTCATGGCGATCGCTTTGCTGTTCTTCGCATGGGTGGGCGCCAGCTACCGTTCGGCTCGCGTTACGCGCCGTCAAGCGGTGCTCGAAGGCGTCATCAACTACTTCGCCGATCTCACGACGAGCGTTCTCGGCCAGCAGGGCGAGCCGTTTGTGCCGTTTTTCATCGCGCTGTTTCTGTTCATCTTTTTGCTGAATCAATTCGGCGTGTTTCCGTTCAAGGTGCTCGGTTTGCCGTTCGGCGGATCGCCGACGGCGGACCTGAACACCACCGCGGCCTACGCTCTGATGATCTTCGCAATCATTCAGGTCGTCGCGGTCCGCAAGCAAGGTCCGGGATATTTCGTGCACATCTTCAAGCCGTTCTGGTGGCTGGCTCCGATCAATTTGATCGAGGAAGTCGCGCGTCCCGCGACGTTGGCCGCGCGGCTGTTCTTCAATATCTTCGTCGGAGAGCTGCTCTTCATCATCATCGCGTCGATCATCACCGCCAAGGTGATGATCGGGCCGGTCAACCTCTCGCTCGCGGTGACCGTCCTGCCGTTTTTTATTCAGTTCTTTAATTTCTTCGTCGGCACCATCCAGGCGTTTCTCTTTACGCTGCTCGGCATCGTCTATCTGTCTCTCGCCGTTGGCGAACAACACTAAGTTAGGAAAGGCAAGTTGTGACTTCTCAAGCACTGATTATCGCGTCCACCCTGATTGCGTTCGGCATCATCATTTCAGGCGTGGCGTTCGGCTCGGCCGTCGGTGACGGCATCGTGGCCAGCAAGGCCGTCGAGTCGATCTCGCGGCAACCCGAAGCGCGGCCGAACATTTTTCTGTTCATGTTCTTGGGCGTCGGAGTCTTGGAAGCGTTTCCGATTATCGCGCTCGGATTGGCGTTCTACATCCTGCTGGTCGTCGTCAACGTCCCCGGCCTTCTGAAGGCAATCCACTAGGCAATGTTTCTCAGCCTCGACGGTACGTTTTTCATCCAACTGCTCAACTTCGCGATCTTTTTCGCGATCTTGAACCTGGTGTTCATGCGCCCCGTCGCGCGCGCGATTACCAAGCGTCGCGAGTACATCAACAGCGTTACGAGCGACTACGATCGCTACCAGGCGGAAGGCAACGCGTTGCGGGCTCAGGCTGAATCCATTCGAGCGGCAGCGCGGCGCGAGGCCGAGCAGCTGGCGGCCAAAGTGCGCGCCGAGACTTCGAACGAAAGCGCAGACGTCTCGGCCAAATTCGCACAGCAGGCCTCGGAAGCCATACAGCATGCCGAACGCACGGTCGAAGCGGAGCTGGCGGCCGCGCGTTCGCACGACAAACGCACCATCGACGAGCTGGCGGACGAGATCTTCGCGCGCGCCGTGCCCGAGATCGCGCGATGAACTATCAGACGATCGCGCAGTGGAGTCAGATCGCGTCGTCGGTTTTGTTTCTCGGCGTGCTGGTTTGGCTATGGATACGATACATTCAACCCGCCGTGCTGGCCGCGCAAGCCGCGCAGAACGCGCGCATTGCCGAAGCCGAGCGTCATCGCGATGAGGCCAAGGCGGCACTGGACGGCTTACAGCATGAGATTGAAGCGGCCCAGGGCGATGCTGTCGCCATCAAAGAACGCGTTTCGGCGATGATGTCGAGCGAACGCGAGGCTTTATTGCGCGAAGCGCGCGAGGCCGGAGAACGGGCATTGCGCGACGCGCAAGGCGAGCTTTCGCGCGCGCGAGTCGCGGCGAGCGAGAAGTTGCGCGACGATCTGATCGAGAAAGCGCTGGCGGCCGCGCGCGGAATTGCGTCGCGGCGCATGGACGCGGGCGCCGATAAGAAGCTGGTCAACTCGTTCGTCGGGTCGCTCGAACGGAAGAGTACTTGATGGTGAATCAAACGCTGGCGCGCCGCTACGCCACGGCGATCTTCCAATTGGCTTCCGAACAGAAGGCCGTCGAGCAAGTCGGCGGCGAGCTGCGCATCTTGAGCGATGCGATCGAAGACAACGAGAGCGCCTTGAACTTTTTTCTCTCGCCGGTCGTGGAGCGCAGCGAGAAAGAGCAGACGCTGACCGCCGCGTTCGAAGGCAAGGCGCATCCGATCGCGCTGCACGCGATGCTGCTGCTCGTGCGCAAGCGGCGCGAGGGCCTGTTGCGCCAGATCGTGCGCGAGTACGGCGCATTGGAGCTGGCCGCGCGCGGGCTGGAGCCGCTGACGATTACAACCGCGAAACCGCTTGAAGCCGGCGAACTGCGGCAGCTCGTTTCGCAGTTGGAAAAAACGTACGACCGGAAATTCGAGGTAACCCAGCGCGTGCAGCCCGATCTGATCGGCGGCGTGCGCATTTTGATGGGGGACCGGCGGATAGACGGATCGATCGAAGGGCGCTTTGCCGAATTAGCACGCACACTCATGGCTAGGAATTAGGAATGATTAACGCAGACGAAATCGCAGGTATTTTAAAACAGCAGATCGCGAGCTTCACGGCCGGCGTCCAAGAGGACGAAATCGGCACCGTGATCGAGGTCGGCGCGAACTTGGCGCGAGTCTACGGACTGCGCAGCGTGCGTGCTTCGGAACTCGTCGAATTCGCCAACGGCGTGCAAGGCGTTGCGTTGAATCTCGAAGAGGACAACGTCGGCGTCGTAATCATGGGCTCCGACGAAGGGATCAAAGAGGGCGACAAGGTCCGCCGCACGGGCCGCATCGCGTCGGTTCCCGTGGGCGAGGCGTTGCTCGGACGCGTCGTCGATCCGCTCGGGAAGCCGGTTGACGGAAAAGGCCCGATCGAAACGCAGAAATTCCGCACGATTGAAAACGTCGCGCCCAGCGTCGTTCAGCGCCAGCCGGTCAAGCAGCCGATGCAGACGGGCGTGCGCGCGATCGACGCGTTGATTCCGATCGGCCGCGGCCAGCGCGAGCTGATCATCGGCGACCGCAGCACGGGCAAGACCGCGCTCGTCGTCGACACGATCATCAATCAAAAGGGCAAGGGTGTCTTCTGCATCTATGTGGCGATCGGCCAAAAGAATTCGACGGTCGCGGCGCTGGCGCAGCTGCTCGAGCAAAAAGGCGCGATGGAGTACACGACCATCGTAACAGTCGGACCTTCGGAGGCTGCGGCGCTGCGCTGGATCGCGCCGTTTGCCGGCTGCGCGATGGGCGAAGAACTGATGTACCAGCACAAAGACGTGCTCATCGTGTACGACGATTTGACCAAGCACGCGCAGTCGTACCGCGAAATGTCGCTGCTGCTGCGCCGTCCGCCGGGGCGCGAAGCCTATCCGGGCGACGTCTTCTTCCTGCACTCACGTCTGCTCGAGCGCGCTGCAAAACTGAGCGACGCGATGGGCGGCGGATCGCTGACGGCGCTGCCGATCATCGAGACGCAGGCCGGCGACTTCTCCGCGTACATTCCGACCAACGTCATCTCGATTACGGACGGACAGATCTACCTTACGCCGCAGCTCTTCTTCCAAGGCATCCGGCCCGCGGTGGACATCGGTCTCTCCGTTTCGCGCGTCGGCGGCTCGGCCCAGATCAAGGCGATGAAAAGCGTGGCCGGCCAATTGAAACTCGAGCTCGCGCAGTATCGCGACCTCGCGGCGTTCGCAAAACTCTCGAGCGACCTCGACAAGGCGACGCAGATGCAGCTGCTCCGCGGCGAAAAGCTCACGGAGTTGCTCAAGCAGCCGCAGTATCAGCCGATGGCGGTTGAGGATCAAGTCGCCATTCTATACGGGGCGACCAAAGGGTTCGTCAACGATATTCCCACGCCGCGTCTGCAGGATTGGCTGCGCGGATTCGTCGCGTTCCTACACGACAAGCATCCGGACATTCCGCAAGCGATCGCGCAGAGCGGTCAGCTTGCCGACGAGGTGAAACAGAAGCTCGACGCGGCGCTTACGGAGTTCAACAAAAGCTTCTAATGAAAAGGCGTATCCGCGCTGCGCGCTCCACGCCCCCCGCCGGCAAAGCCGTCGGGGCCCCCGGCCTTCGGCCCCTTTGCATCGCAATAGGGAAGGCCCGGTAATGGCAACCGTAAAGGATCTTCGCGAGCGGATACGCTCGCTGAAGAACACGCAGCAGATCACCAAGGCGATGAAGCAAGTTGCGGCCGCCAAAATCCGGCGTGCCGAAGCGGCGCAAAAACAGGCGCGCCCGTACGCGGATGCGCTCGGCGAGATGCTGCAAGATCTTCTGACGACGGCGTCGCGGATCGATCACCCATTCATGAATCCGGGGCGCGCGGGCGCGCCCTCGGGCATTCTGCTGATGACCGCGGACAAAGGCTTGGCCGGAGCGTTCAATTCCAACGTGATCCGCGCCGCCGAACTCTACCGGCACGACCACGCGGACGCCGTGTTTTACAGCGTCGGCATCAAAGCGCGCAACGCCGTCCGCCGCTGGGGTCTAGGAGATCGTCCGGCGTGGCCGCTGAACGCGCCCTCGAAGTTGCAGACCGCGCGCGAAGTCTCGCAGCGCGTCACTGCGGACTTCGTTTCGGGCGCGATCGGCGACGTCACGCTGGTCTCTTCCAAACATATCTCGATGATGTCGCAGCGTCCCGAAGTGCGCCGCCTCGTTCCGATCGAGCGTGAAACGGCACAGGAGCAACCGAAGGGCCCGCGCGGTTCGGTTGAGATCCCGCCGTCGCCCGAATTCGTACTCTCGAAACTGCTCCCGAAGTATCTCGAGTTCACGATCTTTTCGGCAATGCTCGAGACGGACGCCGCATTTTACGCCGCGCAGTTGCTGGCGATGAACAACGCGACCGAAAACGCCGGCAAACTGATCGACGAACTCACGATCGCTATGAACAACGCCCGCCAAGAGGCGATCACCAAGGAACTCCTCGAGATCGTCTCGGGCGCCGAGGCTTTAACAGGAACATGATTGTCCTTGTCTCTCCCTCAAGTTTTTCGAGGCTGGCGTCATCTTACGACGTTGGCTGCGGTGTGAGGCCGATGGGTCGTTTCGACCGGCGGTGTCGGCTTCGCCGCGAAGCCATGGAGGGCGAGAGCGGGGTGAAGACGTCAAGGGAGCGCTCCGACAGGATGTCGGATCGCGACCGTCCGCCGGGCGGAATGACCCATCGGACTCACACAGATACCAAACCAAAGCAAGGAAACATATAAATGCCAGCCACCGGAAAAGTCGCCCAAGTCTTAGGAAACGTCGTCGATGTCGAGTTCAGCGCGGAGACGCTACCGAACATCAACGACGCGCTGACGGTTCGCGTCAACGAAGATCACGCCAAAGCCAATGGAAAAAAACAGGCGGGCGGTTCGGAGTTGGGCGGAACGGCGATGCAGATGCGTGACATCGTGCTCGAAGTGCAGGACGAACTCGGCAACGATCAGGTTCGCTGTCTGGCGCTCGGATCGACGGACGGGTTGATGCGCGGCGCGCCGGTAACCTCGACGGGCGGTCCGATTAAAGTTCCGGTCGGTGAGGGCACGCTGGGACGCATCTTCAACGTCCTCGGCCAGCCGATCGACAGCAACGATCCGGTGAAAGCCGCGGCCGAATGGCCGATTCACCGCGCGCCGCCGGATTTTAAAGCGCAGGATCCGACGCCCAAAATTTTCGAGACCGGGATCAAAGTCATCGACTTAATGGCGCCGTATACGCGCGGCGGCAAAGTCGGATTGTTTGGCGGCGCCGGCGTCGGCAAGACGGTGCTCATTCAAGAGTTGATCCGCAACATCGCAGCCGTGCACAAAGGCTTCTCGGTCTTTACCGGCGTCGGCGAACGCACGCGTGAAGGCAACGATCTCTGGCTCGAAATGAAAGAGTCCGGCGTGCTCAAGCAGACGACGCTGGTCTTCGGTCAGATGGACGAGCCGCCGGGCGTACGTTTCCGGGTGGCGCAGACCGGCGTGACGATGGCGGAATACTTCCGCGACGAGATGGGTGCGGACGTGCTGCTGTTCATGGACAACATCTTCCGCTATCTGCAAGCCGGCTCCGAAGTCTCGGCATTGATGGGCCGCATGCCGTCGGCCGTCGGCTATCAGCCGACGCTTTCGACGGACATGGGCTCGCTCGAGGAGCGGATCACCTCAACGCATCGCGGATCGATCACGTCGGTGCAAGCGGTCTACGTGCCGGCCGACGACTACACGGATCCCGCAGTGGCGGTGACGTTCGCGCATTTGGATGCGACGACCGCGCTTTCGCGGCCGATCTCCGAACTCGGCATCTACCCGGCGGTCGATCCGCTGGCGTCGAGTTCGCGCATTCTCGATCCGCAGATCGTCGGCGAAGAGCATTACCGTGTCGCGCGCGGCGTGCAAGAAACGCTGCAGCGGTATCGCGACCTGCAAGACATCATCGCGATCTTGGGCGTGGAAGAGCTGTCGGAAGACGACAAGATCGCCGTCGCGCGCGCACGCCGCATTCAGCGCATGTTTTCGCAGCCGTTCTTCGTGGCGGAGCAATTTACGAACACGCCCGGCAAGTACGTCAAATTGCAAGACACGATCGCCGCGTTCAAAGAGATCCTCGACGGCAAAGTAGACGATCTGCCGGAGCAGGCATTCTTCTACGCCGGCGGGATCGATGACGTGCGCGCCGCTGCTGAGAAGCTCGGGGCAGCAGTCTGACGATGACGGTTCCTTTCAAGCTGGTCACGCCCGCGAAGTTGATCTTCGAAGGCGACGCCGAGCTCGTGATCGCCGTGACGACCGAGGGCGAGGAAGGCATCCTGCCCCGTCACGCCCCGTTCTTGGCAGCGCTCAAACCTGGCGTGTTGCGCGCTAACATCGTGCAAGACGGCGCATCGCGGCGTCTCGAACTCGCCACCGGCGAAGGTTTCATGCAAGCGCTGCCC from Candidatus Rubrimentiphilum sp. includes:
- the atpD gene encoding F0F1 ATP synthase subunit beta; translated protein: MPATGKVAQVLGNVVDVEFSAETLPNINDALTVRVNEDHAKANGKKQAGGSELGGTAMQMRDIVLEVQDELGNDQVRCLALGSTDGLMRGAPVTSTGGPIKVPVGEGTLGRIFNVLGQPIDSNDPVKAAAEWPIHRAPPDFKAQDPTPKIFETGIKVIDLMAPYTRGGKVGLFGGAGVGKTVLIQELIRNIAAVHKGFSVFTGVGERTREGNDLWLEMKESGVLKQTTLVFGQMDEPPGVRFRVAQTGVTMAEYFRDEMGADVLLFMDNIFRYLQAGSEVSALMGRMPSAVGYQPTLSTDMGSLEERITSTHRGSITSVQAVYVPADDYTDPAVAVTFAHLDATTALSRPISELGIYPAVDPLASSSRILDPQIVGEEHYRVARGVQETLQRYRDLQDIIAILGVEELSEDDKIAVARARRIQRMFSQPFFVAEQFTNTPGKYVKLQDTIAAFKEILDGKVDDLPEQAFFYAGGIDDVRAAAEKLGAAV
- the atpC gene encoding ATP synthase F1 subunit epsilon; the protein is MTVPFKLVTPAKLIFEGDAELVIAVTTEGEEGILPRHAPFLAALKPGVLRANIVQDGASRRLELATGEGFMQALPDRVTVLTDEAVTFEEVDVAQTRAELEQATDPSATDFARAKLRLTGHS